Proteins encoded in a region of the Paenibacillus pedocola genome:
- the rfbD gene encoding dTDP-4-dehydrorhamnose reductase — translation MRVLVTGSAGQLGQDLVLLLQKQGHEVLGCDRQEMDITDLDQCIEIISGFRPDAVIHCAAHTAVDAAETDIDAAYVINATGSRNVALAAERAGAKLVYISTDYVFDGMGTQPYHEYDNTDPKSIYGKSKRAGEILVQSLSSKFFIVRTSWVYGKYGNNFVKTMLKLGQEKPLLQVVNDQTGSPTYTVDLANFLLELIQTEKYGVYHASNSEFCTWYEFTQAIFAEAEELLGLKFTAKLEPCATEQFPRPAPRPRYSVMEHLSIRTNGFQDIRPWREGLRDFLLELKE, via the coding sequence ATGAGAGTACTTGTTACAGGTTCAGCCGGTCAGCTGGGGCAGGACCTGGTGCTGCTGTTGCAAAAGCAGGGACATGAGGTGCTTGGCTGCGACCGTCAGGAAATGGACATTACGGATTTGGATCAGTGCATAGAGATCATCTCCGGCTTCCGTCCGGATGCAGTCATTCATTGCGCTGCCCATACTGCTGTGGACGCGGCGGAGACTGATATTGATGCAGCTTATGTGATCAATGCTACCGGAAGCCGGAATGTGGCCCTTGCTGCGGAAAGAGCAGGAGCTAAGCTGGTGTACATTAGTACGGATTATGTTTTTGATGGCATGGGCACCCAGCCTTATCATGAATATGATAATACCGATCCTAAGAGCATTTACGGCAAGTCGAAACGGGCTGGAGAAATTCTGGTGCAGTCCCTTTCTTCTAAGTTTTTCATTGTCCGCACCTCTTGGGTATATGGTAAGTATGGTAACAACTTCGTGAAAACAATGCTGAAGCTGGGGCAGGAAAAGCCGCTGCTGCAAGTGGTGAATGACCAAACAGGCTCTCCAACCTATACAGTAGATTTGGCTAACTTCCTGCTGGAACTGATCCAGACTGAAAAGTATGGTGTGTACCACGCCTCTAACAGTGAGTTCTGCACATGGTATGAGTTTACACAAGCAATCTTCGCGGAAGCTGAAGAGCTTCTTGGACTTAAGTTTACGGCGAAGCTTGAACCTTGTGCTACAGAACAATTTCCGCGTCCGGCGCCGCGTCCCCGTTACTCTGTGATGGAGCATTTATCCATCCGTACGAACGGGTTCCAGGATATCCGGCCATGGCGGGAAGGGCTTAGAGACTTTTTGCTGGAGCTTAAGGAGTAG
- a CDS encoding glycosyltransferase family 2 protein, giving the protein MSLPTLYITVPCYNEEEALPYTIEQLSIVLNSLVEEKLISVSSRILFIDDGSKDKTWDVIKSSHNNNHMIFGLKLAKNAGHQKALLSGLMYAKDHADCVISMDADLQDDIWAVRDFIIKYHEGYEVVYGVRKSRATDTWFKRWSAESFYKLMNKMGVPVVFNHADYRLLSKKVLDLLNQYKETNLFLRGIVPLIGFQSTSVEYDRKERIAGESKYPLKKMLAFAWDGITSFSTRPIRLVTIIGIVGVLFSVIVGLYVVFSKLFNATVSGWTSIMASLWFIGSVQLLALGVIGEYVGKIYNEVKHRPLYTIEEVVSDSTVESELILL; this is encoded by the coding sequence ATGTCATTACCAACTTTATATATTACGGTACCTTGCTACAACGAGGAAGAGGCTCTACCATATACTATCGAACAGTTGAGTATAGTATTGAATAGCTTAGTTGAGGAGAAATTAATTTCAGTCAGTAGTCGGATTTTATTTATTGATGATGGAAGTAAAGATAAAACATGGGATGTTATAAAAAGTAGCCATAATAATAACCATATGATTTTTGGATTGAAGCTTGCAAAAAATGCCGGACATCAAAAAGCACTTTTATCAGGATTAATGTATGCAAAAGATCATGCAGATTGTGTGATTTCTATGGATGCAGATCTGCAGGATGATATTTGGGCAGTGCGTGACTTTATAATAAAGTATCATGAAGGGTATGAAGTGGTTTATGGCGTCCGTAAGAGTCGGGCAACAGACACATGGTTTAAGCGTTGGAGCGCAGAATCGTTCTATAAACTTATGAATAAAATGGGAGTCCCTGTTGTTTTTAATCACGCAGATTATAGATTATTAAGTAAAAAAGTGCTTGATTTGCTCAACCAATATAAAGAAACTAATCTTTTTTTAAGAGGGATAGTTCCATTGATTGGATTCCAGTCAACTTCTGTTGAATATGATCGTAAAGAGCGGATTGCCGGAGAATCAAAGTACCCTTTAAAAAAAATGCTAGCTTTTGCATGGGATGGAATTACATCTTTTAGTACTAGGCCTATTCGTTTAGTTACAATTATCGGAATTGTTGGTGTCCTCTTTAGTGTTATAGTCGGCTTGTATGTAGTCTTTTCCAAACTCTTTAATGCTACGGTATCTGGTTGGACCTCTATTATGGCTTCATTGTGGTTTATCGGAAGTGTTCAGTTGTTAGCTTTAGGTGTGATAGGTGAATATGTAGGTAAAATATATAATGAGGTAAAGCATCGGCCTCTATATACTATTGAGGAAGTGGTATCAGATAGTACAGTAGAAAGTGAACTGATATTGCTTTAA
- the rfbB gene encoding dTDP-glucose 4,6-dehydratase — MKLLVTGGAGFIGSNFVIYMLQQHPEYKIVNVDALTYAGNLENLKSVEGNPNYTFAKADITDVQAMDALFSQGVNVVVNFAAESHVDRSILEPDVFVKTNVLGTQVLLDAAKKYSVTKFVQVSTDEVYGTLGATGLFTEETPLTPNSPYSASKAGGDLLVRAYHETFGLPVNITRCSNNYGPYQFPEKLIPLMISRALADQALPVYGDGMNIRDWLYVEDHCSAIDLVIHEGVNGEVYNIGGNNERTNVHIVNTVLQELGKPDSLITYVQDRPGHDRRYGIDPTKITNELGWKPKHTFETGIKETIQWYLNNKEWWTRIQSGEYQKYAALQYGSRLGDSL, encoded by the coding sequence ATGAAACTGCTCGTTACCGGCGGGGCCGGCTTTATCGGCAGCAACTTCGTAATATACATGCTGCAGCAGCATCCGGAGTACAAGATCGTCAACGTGGACGCGCTGACGTATGCGGGGAACCTGGAGAACTTGAAGTCTGTAGAAGGTAACCCGAATTATACATTTGCCAAAGCAGACATTACGGATGTGCAGGCGATGGATGCGCTGTTCAGCCAGGGCGTTAACGTAGTGGTCAATTTCGCGGCGGAATCGCATGTGGACCGGAGTATTTTGGAGCCGGATGTGTTTGTGAAGACGAATGTGCTGGGTACGCAGGTGCTTTTGGATGCAGCGAAAAAATACAGCGTGACGAAGTTCGTCCAGGTTTCTACGGATGAAGTATACGGAACGCTGGGTGCGACAGGTCTCTTTACTGAAGAAACGCCGTTAACTCCGAACAGCCCTTATTCTGCGAGCAAAGCGGGCGGGGATTTGCTGGTACGTGCTTACCATGAAACCTTTGGCTTGCCGGTTAATATTACGCGCTGCTCCAATAACTATGGCCCGTATCAATTCCCGGAGAAGCTGATTCCGCTGATGATCTCGCGTGCGCTGGCGGATCAGGCGCTGCCGGTGTATGGCGATGGAATGAATATTCGTGACTGGCTGTATGTTGAAGACCACTGCAGTGCAATTGATCTGGTTATTCATGAAGGGGTAAACGGCGAAGTCTATAACATTGGCGGCAATAACGAGCGCACCAACGTGCATATTGTGAACACAGTGCTCCAGGAGCTGGGTAAACCAGATTCACTGATTACCTATGTGCAGGACCGTCCTGGTCATGACCGCCGCTACGGCATTGATCCAACCAAGATCACGAACGAACTGGGCTGGAAGCCGAAGCATACGTTTGAAACAGGGATTAAAGAAACGATTCAGTGGTACCTGAATAACAAGGAATGGTGGACCCGTATCCAGTCCGGAGAATACCAGAAGTATGCCGCGCTTCAATACGGCAGCCGCTTGGGGGATTCGCTGTAA